From Microlunatus capsulatus, a single genomic window includes:
- the solA gene encoding N-methyl-L-tryptophan oxidase: protein MQHDVIVVGVGGMGSAAADALAGRGQRVLALEQFGVAHSRGSSHGRTRIVRKAYFESPDYLPLLRRAYTLWDALPPELALQRVGCLVLGHAGSPVLEGAAATAAAADVPVEVLTAAEVRRRFPVFRPGPDEAALLEPDAGFVRPELTVAHLVGRARARGARVLTGQRVLGWDLVAGGVVVRTRDAVHEAARLVLTAGAWTPTLAASLGLPVRVQRRVMHFFAPRAPEVCAPGAMPTFIWDLAAGDSLYGFPLDGADGVKVGFHDRGPLTDPDRPQPDGSADEVAEVRAVLEQHLPDVSGRLLRSTGCMYASTPDEDFVLGLAPGTDGRVVVAAGFSGHGFKFVPVVGEVVADLAVDGGTSFDLGFLAPDRF from the coding sequence GTGCAGCACGACGTCATCGTGGTGGGGGTCGGCGGGATGGGCTCGGCCGCGGCCGACGCCCTGGCCGGCCGCGGGCAGCGGGTGCTGGCCCTGGAGCAGTTCGGCGTCGCGCACAGCCGGGGCTCCAGCCACGGGCGCACCCGCATCGTCCGCAAGGCCTACTTCGAGAGCCCCGACTACCTGCCGCTGCTGCGCCGCGCCTACACCCTCTGGGACGCGCTGCCGCCCGAGCTCGCCCTGCAGCGGGTCGGCTGCCTGGTGCTGGGCCACGCGGGCTCGCCGGTCCTGGAGGGCGCCGCCGCGACGGCCGCGGCCGCGGACGTCCCCGTCGAGGTGCTGACGGCCGCCGAGGTGCGCCGCCGCTTCCCCGTCTTCCGGCCCGGACCCGACGAGGCCGCCCTGCTGGAGCCGGACGCCGGCTTCGTCCGTCCCGAGCTGACCGTCGCCCACCTCGTCGGCCGGGCGCGGGCGCGGGGCGCGCGGGTGCTGACCGGCCAGCGGGTGCTCGGCTGGGACCTCGTCGCGGGCGGGGTGGTCGTGCGGACGCGGGACGCCGTGCACGAGGCGGCCCGGCTGGTGCTGACGGCGGGTGCCTGGACGCCGACGCTGGCCGCCTCCCTCGGCCTGCCGGTCCGGGTGCAGCGGCGGGTCATGCACTTCTTCGCCCCGCGGGCGCCGGAGGTCTGCGCACCCGGGGCGATGCCGACCTTCATCTGGGACCTCGCCGCCGGCGACTCCCTCTACGGCTTCCCGCTGGACGGCGCGGACGGGGTCAAGGTCGGGTTCCACGACCGCGGACCTCTCACCGACCCGGACCGCCCGCAGCCGGACGGCTCGGCCGACGAGGTGGCGGAGGTGCGAGCCGTCCTCGAGCAGCACCTCCCCGACGTCAGCGGCCGGCTGCTGCGCAGCACCGGGTGCATGTACGCCAGCACCCCTGACGAGGACTTCGTGCTCGGGCTCGCCCCGGGGACCGACGGCCGGGTGGTGGTGGCCGCCGGCTTCTCCGGGCACGGCTTCAAGTTCGTGCCCGTGGTCGGGGAGGTGGTCGCCGACCTCGCAGTCGACGGCGGGACCTCCTTCGACCTCGGGTTCCTCGCCCCCGACCGCTTCTGA
- a CDS encoding dihydrofolate reductase family protein yields the protein MGAVHVHEFISLDGVVDTPSWTFTYGFDPQMGEAIGAVTARCSGILLGRTTYAMFEQGWSERTVEDDPGAPFFNDTTKYVVSSTLTEPTWRNTEVIGGYDAETVRRLKESVEGDLYVSGSATLVRAMLADGLVDELHLFLYPTARGDGPRLFTREIPPGTLELAGSETYTNGVVYLRYRRVA from the coding sequence GTGGGAGCTGTCCACGTCCACGAGTTCATCAGCCTGGACGGGGTCGTCGACACCCCGAGCTGGACCTTCACGTACGGCTTCGACCCGCAGATGGGCGAGGCGATCGGCGCCGTGACCGCGCGCTGCTCCGGCATCCTGCTGGGTCGCACGACCTACGCGATGTTCGAGCAGGGCTGGTCGGAGCGGACGGTCGAGGACGACCCCGGCGCGCCGTTCTTCAACGACACCACGAAGTACGTCGTCTCCTCCACCCTCACCGAGCCGACCTGGCGCAACACCGAGGTGATCGGCGGCTACGACGCGGAGACGGTCCGCCGGCTCAAGGAGAGCGTGGAGGGCGACCTCTACGTCAGCGGCAGCGCGACGCTCGTCCGCGCGATGCTCGCCGACGGCCTGGTCGACGAGCTGCACCTCTTCCTCTACCCGACCGCCCGCGGCGACGGCCCCCGGCTGTTCACCCGGGAGATCCCGCCCGGCACGCTGGAGCTGGCCGGCAGCGAGACCTACACCAACGGCGTCGTCTACCTCCGCTACCGCCGGGTGGCCTGA
- a CDS encoding class I SAM-dependent methyltransferase, with translation MTFAVPADAYGRFMGRWSEPLAVRFTALLAPAAGERALDVGCGPGALTTVLADRLGAGAVAAVDPSAPFVAALADRLPGVAVQRARAEALPFPDGSFDLTAAQLVVHFLDDPVGGLAEMRRVTRPGGRVAACVWDHAGGAGPLAVFWRAVADLDPGARGEAGLAGTAEGQLAALAAAAGLTQLQPSALTVGVAFADVEDWWQPFTLGVGPAGAHVAGLDDAGRAALRARCAALLPVGPFTLAATAWGVLGRA, from the coding sequence GTGACCTTCGCCGTCCCGGCCGACGCCTACGGGCGCTTCATGGGGCGCTGGTCGGAGCCCCTCGCCGTCCGGTTCACCGCGCTGCTCGCCCCCGCAGCCGGGGAGCGGGCGCTCGACGTGGGCTGCGGTCCGGGGGCGCTGACGACCGTGCTCGCCGACCGGCTCGGCGCCGGCGCCGTCGCCGCGGTCGACCCGTCCGCGCCGTTCGTGGCCGCCCTGGCCGACCGGCTGCCCGGCGTCGCCGTGCAGCGGGCGAGGGCCGAGGCGCTGCCGTTCCCGGACGGGTCCTTCGACCTGACGGCGGCCCAGCTCGTCGTCCACTTCCTCGACGACCCCGTCGGCGGGCTGGCCGAGATGCGACGGGTGACCCGGCCCGGCGGCCGGGTCGCGGCCTGCGTCTGGGACCACGCGGGAGGCGCCGGCCCGCTCGCCGTGTTCTGGCGGGCCGTCGCCGACCTGGACCCCGGCGCGCGCGGGGAGGCCGGGCTGGCCGGCACCGCGGAGGGCCAGCTGGCGGCGCTGGCCGCAGCGGCCGGTCTCACCCAGCTGCAGCCGTCGGCCCTGACGGTCGGGGTCGCCTTCGCCGACGTCGAGGACTGGTGGCAGCCCTTCACCCTCGGGGTCGGGCCGGCCGGCGCCCACGTCGCCGGCCTCGACGACGCGGGCCGGGCCGCGCTGCGGGCGCGCTGCGCCGCGCTGCTCCCCGTCGGGCCGTTCACGCTCGCGGCGACGGCGTGGGGCGTGCTCGGCCGGGCCTGA
- a CDS encoding anthrone oxygenase family protein — MTLPAVLETTHRAGVAALTVVVVLDPTAPLRSAPDHAGWLRGQQRLDRVMSRVAPPLFLLTAGATAAAAVVALVDGRAGAAAARTVTAACVVAAVRVTLTRSEPENARIRGWRPEDPPAADWREVRDRWEAAHRSRRALLAVAALATAAGVAVDASGRR, encoded by the coding sequence GTGACGCTGCCCGCGGTGCTGGAGACGACGCACCGGGCCGGCGTCGCGGCCCTCACCGTCGTGGTGGTGCTCGACCCCACCGCCCCGCTCCGCTCCGCCCCCGACCACGCCGGCTGGCTGCGGGGCCAGCAGCGCCTCGACCGGGTGATGTCCCGGGTCGCCCCGCCGCTCTTCCTCCTGACGGCGGGCGCCACCGCGGCGGCCGCCGTCGTCGCGCTGGTGGACGGGCGGGCCGGGGCCGCCGCCGCGCGCACGGTGACCGCGGCCTGCGTGGTCGCCGCGGTCCGGGTGACCCTGACGCGCTCCGAGCCGGAGAACGCCCGGATCCGCGGGTGGCGGCCCGAGGACCCGCCCGCCGCGGACTGGCGGGAGGTGCGCGACCGCTGGGAGGCCGCGCACCGCAGCCGCCGGGCGCTGCTCGCGGTGGCCGCGCTCGCCACCGCGGCGGGCGTCGCCGTCGACGCGTCCGGGCGCCGCTGA
- a CDS encoding S9 family peptidase translates to MATTPTPDAAALVGALLDLRTWQAFDIDADGRVLAGHDDLGSVQLVEIDPDGTRTPLTDLPSRCTGRYVPGRRQVVVQHDQGGDENMQLSLLDLTTPPERPRTLEELTPLLRDPAHMHVLRDVTPKHLVYSTNRRNAVDMDVVVRRWDTGGEETVWDGGGYVADTVVSHDGGSVAVTALSLRPASTLVFVAGPRAAGDGRVTDPDEHASHHCGGWAPGDDALVLSSNSGREFTAVVRAPLDGSPWTTLVEDDEHDLEVRPSPDGSALVVGRLVDGAVELAVHEADGRLRCPVVLDRRGVAEVVWAADSSRFVLTVSSPTAPGSLLAVDAATGAVSTVVDARDGVPEELAAVLVEPTSHRVPTPDGEQVPCFVYRPARPVPGLTGASVLHVHGGPEGAATRMFNPVVQALTGCGFTVLVPNVRGSVGYGKRWYSLDDVDLRLDSVADLAALHAWLPELGLDPARSALWGGSYGGYMVLAGTTMQPDLWAAGVDIVGISSLVTFLENTSGYRRAYREREYGSLEHDRELLVRASPVTHLDQLRAPLFVIHGANDPRVPLSEAEQIVAALAARGIPHELKVYADEGHGLAKRANRQDAYPAAIGFLTALLGR, encoded by the coding sequence ATGGCCACGACCCCCACCCCGGACGCCGCTGCCCTCGTCGGCGCGCTCCTCGACCTGCGCACCTGGCAGGCGTTCGACATCGACGCCGACGGCCGGGTGCTGGCCGGGCACGACGATCTGGGCAGCGTCCAGCTGGTCGAGATCGACCCGGACGGCACCCGCACTCCGCTCACCGACCTGCCCTCGCGCTGCACCGGGCGCTACGTCCCCGGCCGCCGTCAGGTCGTGGTCCAGCACGACCAGGGCGGCGACGAGAACATGCAGCTCTCGCTGCTGGACCTGACGACGCCTCCGGAGAGACCGCGCACCCTCGAGGAGCTGACGCCCCTGCTCCGCGACCCCGCGCACATGCACGTGCTGCGCGACGTCACCCCGAAGCACCTCGTGTACTCGACGAACCGCCGCAACGCCGTCGACATGGACGTCGTGGTCCGCCGCTGGGACACCGGGGGCGAGGAGACAGTCTGGGACGGCGGCGGCTACGTCGCCGACACCGTCGTCTCCCACGACGGCGGCTCGGTCGCGGTGACCGCGCTGAGCCTGCGGCCGGCGTCCACGCTGGTCTTCGTGGCGGGCCCGCGGGCCGCCGGCGACGGCCGCGTCACCGACCCCGACGAGCACGCCTCCCACCACTGCGGCGGCTGGGCGCCCGGGGACGACGCCCTGGTGCTCTCCTCCAACTCCGGCCGGGAGTTCACCGCCGTCGTCCGGGCACCTCTGGACGGCTCGCCCTGGACCACGCTGGTCGAGGACGACGAGCACGACCTCGAGGTGCGACCCTCCCCCGACGGCTCGGCCCTGGTCGTCGGCCGGCTGGTCGACGGGGCCGTCGAGCTCGCCGTGCACGAGGCCGACGGGCGGCTGCGCTGCCCGGTCGTCCTGGACCGGCGCGGGGTGGCCGAGGTGGTCTGGGCCGCCGACTCCTCGCGCTTCGTGCTCACCGTCTCCAGCCCCACGGCGCCCGGCTCGCTGCTGGCCGTCGACGCCGCCACCGGCGCGGTGAGCACCGTCGTCGACGCCCGCGACGGGGTGCCCGAGGAGCTCGCCGCCGTCCTCGTGGAGCCCACCTCGCACCGGGTGCCGACACCCGACGGCGAGCAGGTGCCCTGCTTCGTCTACCGGCCCGCCCGCCCGGTGCCCGGGCTGACCGGTGCGTCGGTCCTGCACGTCCACGGCGGTCCCGAGGGGGCCGCGACCCGGATGTTCAACCCCGTCGTGCAGGCCCTGACCGGCTGCGGGTTCACGGTGCTGGTGCCGAACGTCCGCGGCTCCGTCGGCTACGGCAAGCGCTGGTACAGCCTGGACGACGTCGACCTGCGGCTGGACTCGGTCGCCGACCTCGCCGCTCTGCACGCCTGGCTGCCCGAGCTGGGCCTCGACCCCGCGCGCTCGGCCCTGTGGGGCGGGTCCTACGGCGGGTACATGGTGCTGGCGGGCACGACGATGCAGCCCGACCTGTGGGCGGCCGGCGTCGACATCGTCGGCATCTCCTCCCTCGTCACCTTCCTGGAGAACACCTCCGGCTACCGCCGCGCGTACCGCGAGCGCGAGTACGGCAGCCTGGAGCACGACCGCGAGCTGTTGGTCCGTGCCTCGCCCGTGACCCACCTCGACCAGCTCCGCGCTCCGCTGTTCGTCATCCACGGCGCCAACGACCCGCGGGTGCCGCTGTCGGAGGCCGAGCAGATCGTCGCGGCGCTGGCGGCGCGCGGGATCCCGCACGAGCTCAAGGTCTACGCCGACGAGGGGCACGGGCTGGCCAAGCGGGCCAACCGCCAGGACGCCTACCCGGCGGCCATCGGCTTCCTGACGGCCCTGCTGGGACGCTGA
- a CDS encoding oxidoreductase, producing MSTWLITGCSTGLGRDLARAVLEHGDQVVVTARDAGRVADLADAFPETALALALDVTDAGQVTAAVRAAEERFGGVDVLVNNAGYGYRAAVEEGEVDAVAQLFATNVFGAVAVTKAVLPGMRARRSGAVVNISSIGAQIAPAGSGYYAASKAALEALSASLVKEVGPLGIAVVVVEPGGFRTDFAGRSLTQAAEPIADYAETAGKRRKEHDTVHGTQPGDPAKAAAAIIAAVEAPEPPELLVLGQDALDGYRATLAARAAQLDAWEGTSRSTEFDA from the coding sequence ATGTCCACCTGGTTGATCACCGGCTGCTCGACCGGCCTCGGCCGCGACCTGGCCCGCGCCGTGCTGGAGCACGGCGACCAGGTCGTCGTCACCGCCCGCGACGCGGGCCGCGTCGCCGACCTCGCCGACGCCTTCCCCGAGACGGCGCTCGCGCTCGCCCTCGACGTCACCGACGCCGGTCAGGTGACCGCCGCCGTCCGCGCCGCCGAGGAGCGCTTCGGCGGGGTCGACGTGCTGGTCAACAACGCCGGCTACGGCTACCGCGCCGCGGTGGAGGAAGGCGAGGTGGACGCCGTCGCCCAGCTGTTCGCCACCAACGTCTTCGGCGCCGTCGCCGTCACCAAGGCCGTGCTGCCCGGCATGCGCGCCCGCCGCTCGGGCGCCGTCGTCAACATCTCCTCGATCGGCGCCCAGATCGCCCCCGCCGGCTCCGGCTACTACGCGGCCAGCAAGGCCGCGCTCGAGGCGCTGTCGGCCTCGCTGGTCAAGGAGGTCGGGCCGCTCGGCATCGCCGTCGTCGTCGTCGAGCCCGGCGGGTTCCGCACCGACTTCGCCGGCCGGTCCCTGACCCAGGCCGCCGAGCCGATCGCCGACTACGCCGAGACCGCGGGCAAGCGGCGCAAGGAGCACGACACCGTGCACGGCACCCAGCCCGGTGACCCGGCCAAGGCCGCGGCGGCCATCATCGCGGCCGTCGAGGCGCCCGAGCCGCCGGAGCTGCTGGTGCTGGGCCAGGACGCCCTGGACGGCTACCGCGCCACCCTCGCGGCGCGGGCGGCGCAGCTCGACGCCTGGGAGGGGACCAGCCGGAGCACCGAGTTCGACGCCTGA